ATATGATATCGTTGAGGACAGGGGCTTGGTGGAGGAAGTCAAGAGGATATACGGAGATAAGGTCATGGGAATAATACCCTCCCCAACGGGACTCCCATCCAAGGATGAGCTCGGGGAGATGATACTAAAGGAACTGGGGCTCATAAGGGTATTCACGAAATCGAAAAATGAGAAATCCCCATCAGATAAAGCTGTTATACTCCCGAGGAATTCGAGCGTAATTGATCTAGCGGAGTTCATTCACGAGTCCTTCAAGGAGAGGTTCAAGTACGCTAAGGTATGGGCAAAGAGGCTACCCTACTCCCCGATGAGAGTGGGCCCAGATTTCCTCCTGGAGGACGGAGATATAGTGGAGATAGTGGTGGGTTGAATGATAGAGTTCGAGAAGAGATTAGTCGCTAGGGAAGCGCTCAAATTGATAGGTGATGTGAAGCTATTGGGCCTCGGCTCCGGATCTACAGTCGCTATATTTGTTGAGGAATTAGCAAAATCGGATAAAGCGGGCAAAATAAAAGTTATACCATCATCCAAACAGATAGAGGAAGTAGCTAGGAATCAGGGACTTGAGGTGATCTATCCTGATGGTGAGAGGCCAGAGATAACGGTAGATGGTGCGGATGAGATAGATAGCAATTTGAACTTGCTCAAGGGGGGAGGGGGCGCTTTACTGAGGGAAAAAGTTCTGGCATACAACAGTTCAACTTACGTCATTATAGCGGATCACACGAAATTAGTGGAAAAGCTCTGCTCAAAGAGGGCTCTCCCCGTTGAAGTATTACCTTATGGGGTCTCCTGGACCCTCGGTAATCTAATTAAGAGATTTAATTGCGATGCGAGGATCAGGATTAAGGATCTCTCACCTTTCATAACTGATAACGGTAATGTGATAGTGGACATAAACTGCCCTCCCTTGGAGGATCCTGCTTCCATGGAGAGCGAGGTGAAGGGGGTACCGGGAGTCGTCGAGGTAGGTATATTCGTCGGCCTAGCGGACCTGGTCTTAATAGCGAGGGGAAGCGAGGTCAAGGTCTTACGCCAGGGTTTTTAAGGGAGTGATGCCCGATCCCGGGGGCGGTGGGGTAGGACCGGGGGGGTAGCCGTCCCCTCAACCGGAAGGCTAATGCCGGGGTCAGTAACTCCCGGGGGCGAGTTGATGGTAGGGGGTCCCTATCTCCTCCTAGCCGATGAACCTCGGTCCCGGTGGACCGGCGGTGGTGATAACCCATCCGGAGGGATGGGGAATCACCTTTACCACCGAACCGGGTCAG
The sequence above is drawn from the Candidatus Korarchaeum cryptofilum OPF8 genome and encodes:
- the rpiA gene encoding ribose-5-phosphate isomerase RpiA — protein: MIEFEKRLVAREALKLIGDVKLLGLGSGSTVAIFVEELAKSDKAGKIKVIPSSKQIEEVARNQGLEVIYPDGERPEITVDGADEIDSNLNLLKGGGGALLREKVLAYNSSTYVIIADHTKLVEKLCSKRALPVEVLPYGVSWTLGNLIKRFNCDARIRIKDLSPFITDNGNVIVDINCPPLEDPASMESEVKGVPGVVEVGIFVGLADLVLIARGSEVKVLRQGF